The following proteins are encoded in a genomic region of Saccharopolyspora antimicrobica:
- a CDS encoding Cmx/CmrA family chloramphenicol efflux MFS transporter, whose product MVFVLAAAVFAQGTSEFMLSGMLADIAADSGVSLGEAGLLTSVFAVGMVIGAPTMAMAASAVPRRVALMGFLALFALCHVVGAMTANFAVLLGTRLVAAVANAGFLAVVLASLPTLVRPPLVGRATAVILSGVTIACIAGVPAGTVVGQLWGWQSAFWAIAALSALALVVLWPTTSALARRGGSSAPVWTEWRVLAQRRLLVVIGLGVLVNAATFAGFTYLGTITTAVSAPGSAWVPAALALFGIGSFLGVTIAGRCSDRYARRIITGGAVVVTALWVLAALSAHTLPGVLVLALVTGAGSFGVGSTVIASIVSSASATAPRIAGALATTAFNLGAIAGPAAAGLAVGDAAQAHRAFWISAVFGAAATLVAALAARRSSAARAEEAAAA is encoded by the coding sequence GTGGTTTTCGTGCTCGCTGCCGCGGTGTTCGCGCAGGGCACGTCGGAGTTCATGCTGTCCGGGATGCTGGCGGACATCGCCGCGGACAGCGGTGTTTCGCTCGGCGAGGCCGGGCTGTTGACGTCGGTGTTCGCCGTGGGCATGGTGATCGGCGCCCCGACGATGGCGATGGCCGCCAGCGCAGTCCCCCGCCGGGTGGCGCTGATGGGCTTCCTCGCGCTGTTCGCCCTGTGCCACGTCGTCGGTGCTATGACGGCGAACTTCGCCGTGCTGCTGGGAACCCGGCTGGTGGCGGCGGTGGCCAACGCGGGATTCCTGGCCGTGGTGCTGGCGAGCCTGCCGACGCTGGTGCGCCCACCACTGGTGGGCCGGGCCACCGCCGTGATCCTGTCCGGCGTGACGATCGCCTGCATCGCCGGAGTGCCCGCGGGAACGGTCGTCGGCCAGTTGTGGGGCTGGCAGTCGGCGTTCTGGGCGATCGCCGCGCTCAGCGCGTTGGCGCTGGTCGTGCTGTGGCCGACGACGTCGGCGCTGGCCCGGCGCGGCGGGAGTTCCGCGCCGGTGTGGACAGAGTGGCGGGTGCTGGCGCAGCGACGTCTCCTCGTCGTGATCGGACTCGGCGTCCTGGTCAACGCGGCGACCTTCGCCGGGTTCACCTACCTGGGCACGATCACCACGGCGGTGTCCGCACCCGGGAGTGCCTGGGTTCCGGCGGCGCTGGCGCTGTTCGGCATCGGCTCGTTCCTCGGCGTGACCATCGCGGGCCGCTGCAGCGACCGGTACGCGCGCCGCATCATCACCGGTGGCGCGGTCGTGGTGACCGCTCTGTGGGTGCTCGCCGCGCTCTCCGCGCACACCCTGCCCGGAGTGCTCGTGCTGGCGCTCGTGACCGGGGCCGGATCGTTCGGGGTGGGCTCGACGGTGATCGCCTCGATCGTGTCCTCGGCCTCGGCGACCGCTCCGCGCATCGCCGGTGCGCTGGCCACCACGGCGTTCAACCTGGGTGCCATCGCCGGCCCGGCCGCGGCCGGGCTCGCGGTGGGCGATGCTGCTCAGGCCCACCGGGCTTTCTGGATCAGCGCGGTGTTCGGCGCAGCGGCGACGTTGGTGGCCGCCCTGGCAGCACGCCGAAGCTCGGCGGCACGCGCCGAGGAAGCGGCTGCGGCGTAG